From the genome of Candidatus Tanganyikabacteria bacterium:
CACCGACGCCGTATCCGCGGTCTCGGGCACCGCCAGCATCGGCCGCGGCCGCTACCGGCTCCTCCTGGAAAGGCCGCAAGCCGAGCCGATCGTCATCGAGTTCAAGGAGATGCTCCCTTCGGTGCTCGAACCGTTCCTCGGGAAGCAGGGCGGCTCGCCCGCGGAGCGGGTCGTGCGCCTCTCGCGGGCCGCGCGCCGCCGCCTGGACCCGTACACCAGGTCCGTGCGCCTGCCGGCGTCCGATGGGGTCGGAAGCGGCGGTTTCCTGGTGCGGCGTCTCCACCCCGGCGGCAAGAAGGCCGGCGGCGCGCTCGTGGAAAGTTTCGCCAGCTTCAAGGATCTGGTCGACGCGAGCGCCGCCCGCATCGCCCGCACCCACGCCCGCGGTCGCCGCGTGGGCGGCGCCTCGGCCGAGCGCATCCTCGCGGATCTGGGACCGGCCGACCGTCTGGCGCGAGATCTGGACGCATTCGCGCACCGTTACGCCCGCCAGGTGGAGGCGGATCACGCCGCTTTCGCGAAAATCGACCTCATGTAAGCGCGGATGTATGCGGCTGCTCCCAGGGTAGAAGAGGTAAGGGAGGCGATCCGTCCACTTCGACCGGGAGTTTGCCAGAATGGCGCTTGGCAGGTGGCTTGCAGGCCTGGCGTGCATATGCACGGCCGGGAGCCTCGCCGCTTGCGCTACCCCTGACCTGTCCGCGTGGCCCTTCCTGGCCGGCTCCCAGCCGGCAGCCGGCACGGTGCCGGCACCGCTCGAGGAAGCCGCGGCCGTGCGGGCCGGGCAGGCCGTCGAATCCACGGTGCCGGAAGGGGACTTCGAGGCCATGGCGGGGCGCTTCACGTCGAGCGACGACACCATCCGCATCCTGACCGACCAGGACTTCGTGGATCGCGACCACCTCGTGGCCAAGCTCGAGGGCGACCAGGACGTCATCGACCTCATGGGCGCCCTGCCGCTGATCAACGACGGCGGCGCCGTGTTCCTGGCCGAGACTGGGTCGGCGGGCTTCCGGACGGCGGTGCACGGCGCGTCGCCTCACGCTCCCCGCTGGCGGCGCATCGAGGTTCGCGCGTCGGGCGGCCGGCCCGAGACCACGCTCACCTGCCGCGACCCGGGCCAGCTCAAGAATGGCGGCCAGCCCGGCTACCGGTCGATCTGCATCGACCGCGCCGAAGGCGTCGCCGACGTGACCGTGGCCCAGCGCGTGAGCGGCTGGTTCCTCATCGACCGGTTCCCCTATTCGAGCGATTCACTCGCGGGAATCAGGCCGGGAATGATGCTGAGCGACATGGGCGCCAAGACGATGAACCTCATGTCGTTCAGCCACTCGCGCTTCCGCCGCACGGCCGGCGGCTGGCAGTTCGACTCCGTGTCGCCCACGCAGCTCACCCACGCCGAGGCGGCGAAGCAGACCGTCCACATCGCCTCGGTCGAACTGGTCTCCGACGATCGCGTCCTCGCCACGACGCGTAGCCCGTACGCGCTGCAGCCCAGCAAGAACCTGCGGTCGCTGCCGCGCAACCAGCAGGTCGTGCTGCGCGTGCAGGCTTCCGGGGCCGATCCCTGGATCTTCGCCGAGGAGGGCGGCTCCATCTACCGCCTCGCCGACGACGGCACCGGGCCCGACCAGGTCGCCGGCGACGGCGTCTTCGCCGGCCTCATCCGCACCCCGGCGGATTCCCGGCGGGTGCACCGCCTGATGGTCCACGTCTTCGCGGGCCACATGCTCGGCAACGAGACCGAGGACGATTACGACGCCGACACCTGGATAGTCCCGCTGCGAGTGGATTAGACCCTAGGCTCCAGGCTGCGGGGCGCCCCAGCGCGTGCCGAAGCTCTCGTCGAAACGATCGCCCAGGTCCACGAACACCCCCTTCGACTGGGCGCTCACGCGGCCGTCCGGCAGGCGGATCTCGCCCTCGGCGCGCACCGACCGGCCGCCCTTGCCGACCAGGCGCGCCCGCGCCTCCAGCGGCACGCCCAGCGGCGTGGGGTGCCGGTAGTCGAACTCGAGGTGAGCAGCCAGGGCCCGGTGGCCTGCCCGCCAGACCGCCCAGCCCATCGCCTCGTCCAGGATGGCCGCCAGCGAGCCCCCGTGGGCATGCCCGGGCGCGCCTTGCTGCTCCTCGGTGAGGGTGACTTCCGCGACGATTTCGCCGTCTTCCCGTTCGAAGTACCTGGTGGCCATGCCGCCGCCGGGCGTGGGGCCGCACGTGAAACAGGGGCCGTGCCACGGGAGTTGCTTCATCGTGCCCAAAGATAGCATGCTCCTCTAACGGAAACCCCGTTCCGTTTCCCCGGATTGGGCTACAATTGACGAGTGCCTGACCGCCTGATCGTGCGCCGGAAGTTGCGGGTGCCGCTCCTTCCGCCCGGGCACCTGCGGCGCGATCGGCTGCTGGAAGCGCTGCGCCACGGCGCCGCCGAGGGCAAGCGGCTGACGCTGGTCCACGGCTCGCCGGGGTTCGGGAAGTCCACGCTGGTGGCCGACTACGCCGGCTGGGCCGGCCTGCCCGTGGTCTGGTACAACCTGGCCGAGTCGGACGCCGACCCGGTGGTCTTCCTCGAGCACCTGTCGGCCGGCCTCGAGGGCCGTTTCCCCGACCTGTCGGGCGAACCGCTGGCGCTCCTGCGGGCTTCGGGGAGTTCGGGCGCGGCGCTGGCCGGCGCCGTGGGGCTCCTGTGCGACGAACTCGCGGCCCGCGGCCGCGGGCCGCTCCTGCTGGTGCTCGACGACTTCCACGCGGTCGAGCAGTTCAACCCCGCCATCCGCGACGCCGCCGAGGCGCTGGTCGAGTACTTCCCACAGGATGCGCAACTGGTGCTGGTGTCGCGCACGCAGCCGGCGCTCAACCTGCCGCGGCTGCGCGTGCGGCAGCAACTGGTGGAGGTCGGGCCGCCGGAGCTGAAGTTCGCCCCGGGCGAGATCGCCCGGCTCTTCGCCGACCAGGCCGGCATCGTGCTGGAGGGCGCCGATCTGGAAGCCGTGGCGGGCCACACCGAGGGCTGGATCGCCAGCGTCCTGCTCGCCCTGCGGGCGGGCGCGCCGCTGCGGCCGGCCGAGCTCTCCGAGCAACTCGGCGACTACCTGTTCGAGGAGGTCTACGACCGCCAGGATGCGGCTCTCAAGCGCTTCCTGCTGGGCGCCTGCCTGCTCCCGCTGATCGAGGGCGGGCTTTGCGCGGAGCTGCTGGGCGTCGGCGATCCCCGGCGGTACCTGGTGGCGCTCTGGGAGAAGAACCTCTTCGTCAACCTGGTGGCCACCGCCGACGGCGGCACGGCCTACCAGTTCCATCCCATCTTCCGCGACTTCCTGCGGGAGCGCGCCGCGCGCGAACTGCCGCGCGACGAACTGCGCGCCGTCCACCTGGGCGTGGCCGACAGACTGGCCGCCGAGGCGCCGGTCGAGGCCCTCGACCACGTGCTGGCCGCGGGCGACGGGGCGCGAGCGATCGCCCTGGTCCACGAGAAGGGCTGGCACTTGCTGCGGGCCGGCCGTATCGAGACCCTGGCGCAACTGCTAGCGCGCTTGCCGCGCGACCTGGCGGACGGGGCGCAGTTGCTGGCAGGCGAGGTGGCGCGGGCCCGCGGCGATTTCGACGGCGCGCTCGAATGCTACGCCCGGGGGCGCGTGCTGGCGGAAGCCGCCGGCGAGCCGCGCGGCCAGGGACTCTCCCTGGCGCTGGGCGCGGCCGTGCTGGGGGCGCGGGGCGATCCGCGGTCGGAGGAGTGGGCGGCGCAGGCGCTGGAGCTGCTGCCGGCCGAGGAGGCCTTCGGCCGGGCCATGGCGCACAACGCCATCGCCGTGCGCCGCCTGTTCGGCGACCGCACCGAGGAGGCCCTGCGCGAGTTCGACCGCGCGCAGGCGAGCTACGAGGCCTGCGGGGACTCGGCCGGGCAGGCGCGAGTGCTGCACAACAAGGGCCTCGCGCACGTGCGCCTGGGCCGGTTCACGCAAGCCGTCGCCGACTACCGCGATTCCATCCGGCTCTCCGAGCGCGAGGGGCGCTGGGCGCTGCCGATGACCTTCAACAACCTCGCGCTGGTGTGGGGCTACCTCGGGCAATTCGACCAGGCGCTGGCCGACGCGACGCGGGCGCTGGAACTCGCCCGGCAGCTCCAGGCCCGGCGGGACGAGAGCTTCGTGCTGTGGACCCTGGGCGAGGTCCACCTGCGGCGCGGCCATCACCGCGAAGCCCAGGAGTACTTCGCGCAGGCGCGTGACTGCGCCATCGCGCTGGGCGATCGGCCGGGCGAGGCCTTGGCGCTCGCGGGCACCGCCACCGTCGAACTGGCCGAGGGCCGCACCGACCGGGCAATGGCGCTGCTGCGCCAGGCGTCCGAGCTGCGCGGCATCCGCGAAGACGACCCGACCCTCGGGGATCTGGTCTACCCGCTCGCCAAGGCGCACCTGGCCGCCGGCGATCGCGAGGAGGCGGCGCGCCTCTTGGCTCCGGCGCTCGCGTACCTCGAAGACCGGGGCTACATGTACCGGCTCGTGCAGGTGCTCTTCGACCTGGCGCGGGCGACCGGCGACGGCCGCCACCTGGCCCGCGCCCGCGAACTCGGCGAGCGCCACGGCTACCAGCACCTCATCGCCCGCGAGTCGGCGGAGGCCGTCCCGGCGGTGACCGCCGCCGAACCCGCGGCGCCGGCGATTGCCATCCGCACCTTCGGCGCGTTCCGCGTGGAAATCGACGGCCGGGAAATCGGCGCCAAGGAATGGCGCGGCTTCAAGACCAAGCAGATCCTCGCCTACCTGCTGTGCAACCGCCGCGGCGCGACCAAGGACGAGCTCTCGGAACTGTTCTACTCCGATCAGGACACCACGCGGTCGGCCATCCACGTGCTCATCTCGCGGCTCCGCCAGGCGCTCGAACCCGGGCTGGACAAGACGCAGACGTCGCGCTTCGTGCGCTTCGTGGGCGGGCGCTACGTCTTCAACTTCGATATCGCCTACTGGTGGGACGTGCGCGAGTTCGAGTATCACCTCGGGCGCGGGCGCGACGCCGGGTTGCCGGCCGAGGAGCGCGGCGAGGCCCTGCGCCGGGCGGTCGAACTCTACACCGGGCCGCACCTGGCCGAGTTCCAGCTCGAGGCCTGGTGCCAGGTCGAGTCCGAGCACTACCGCCGCAAGGTGGAGGGCGCATTCGAACTTCTGCTGGCCGAGGCGGGCCGGGCCGGGCGGCACGACCAGCAACTCGAACTCGCCGAGCGCCACCTGGCGCTGGACGCCACGTCCGAGCGGGCGCACCAGGCCAAGATCGCCGCCCTGGCGGGCCTGGGGCACCGCGACGCGGCGCTGCGCCACTACCAGACCATGGAGCAGATCCTGGCCAAGGAACTGGGCCTCAAGCCCAGCGAGGACACGGTCGCCCTGCACCGGCGCATCCTGGCCGGCCAGGCCTGAGCGGCGCGGCTCGCATGACTTCGCTCCGGCGCAGAAGCTGGCCCCACTCGCTGCATCGGTGGCTCAGGCCTCCGTGCCTGCAAATGGCTTCCCGTTTCGAGCATGCTTCGTGGTAAGGTACTGGCATGAGCGGGCAAGCTGACAAGCTTTTCGAGGATGCTCAAGCGCTTCCGAACGAGGAGCGCGCAATTCTCGCACTACAGTTGCTCGACAGCGTCGGAGAGGCAGAGCCGGAAATCGAGCGCGCGTGGCGAGACGAGGTTCAGCGCCGTCTCGCCGATGTCGACGCGGGTCATGCCGCGCTTGCTTCCTGGGATGAGGCCAGGCGGCGAATCTTCGCTTCCGAGTAGCGTATGGGCCGGTGGCAGCTCCGCATCGAGGAGCGTGCGGAGTCCGAGGCCCGCGAGGCATACCTCTGGTACCTCGCACGCAGCCAGCTAGCCGCAAACAAGTTTCATAGCGCGGCTCTGATGACTTCGCTCCGGCATCGCGGCCGGCACGGAGGCCGGCCCCACCCGTTGCATCGGTGGCGCAGGCCTCCGTGCCTGCGTCCGATAGGCGCCAGGTCATTTGAGCGCCGCTATCAGTCGGCGCTTGATGAATGTATTGAGGCCGTCGCAGCGGACCCCGAGCGCTTTCCCGAAGTGGCGCCCGGCGTGCGCAGACGCCTGGTACTCCACCGATTCCCGTTTGCCGTGATTTATCGAATTCAGGCTGACGAGGTGCAGGTGATTGCAGTGATGCACTTGCGCCGGCGGCCCGGATACTGGCGGAGCTAACCGGCGGAACCAGTCGGGTGCGGCGCATCCTGGCCGGCCAGGCCTGAGCGGCGCGGGCCGGGAGTTCCGCCCAACCTGAAGGTGCCGCGCCAGCCCGGCGTACCGTTGCCGCCCACCGAGTAGTAATGGTCGGGCTGTACGCCCGGCAGGCCAGATTTGCGACGCTCCGTGATCGTAGCCATCGCAAGCGGGTAGAGAAATCATGGGATTGACCTTGGGGGATACGCTGATGCGGTGGGAAGGGATCGCCGTTGCGCTCGCGTGCGGCTTGCCGGCGGCAGGTTGCGCGACGTCGCCCGGCGCGCCCCGCAGCTTCCAGTGGGAGAGCGTTTTCTGGGCTTTCAACCTGAGGGCCGGCCTGGTGCGCGGCTACGGGGTGGAACTGCCGTTCTCAAGGGCCAACGGAACCCTCACCCGGCCCTTCGATCTGTTCACAGGAACGATTTCCGACGCGGACGGGCAGATTGCGTTCGAGAGGACCGACTCGGGGAGGACAATTGGCAGGGATGCCCAACTCGCCGACCAACCGGCGGTGGAGTTCTTCGACAACGAGGATTCTTTCGACGACCTGACGACCGTCCCGGCCTCGCTCTTTACTGACATCCCCATGAGGTCGCTCGAGCGTGTGCATGGGGAGAAGTTTTACGCGGAGGCCGGAAAGGCATCATTCGTGAGGGTTATCGACCGATACCCGAACTACGGCAAGATAGGCGTCGTCGAGATCTCGGCGAAAGTCGTCACCTTCGACTTCGCGTTCCAGCGTTTAAAGGGAAACCGCCTCGTGGACCGCCCACGCTAGCGGATCCCGAATAGTCGCCCGCCGCCGGACCAGCGCAGGACCTGCTCGGCCGCCGCGAGATCTTCCTTGGCCGCGGTCAGTTCCATGTGGGCGCTGATGATCTTGCGCTGGTTCTGGCGCTGCACCCAGTGCAGCAGGTTGGCCTCGGCCCGCTGGACCTCGCGCCACGCCATCTGGACGCCCAGGGCCGGCGTCTTCGCGAAAAACGACCGCATGGATCTCCCTCTCTCCGCGCTACTCATGTGTCTTGTCGGGAGACCGGGGTGCGTTTTTCGCCCTGGCGGTTAAGGACGAGGTAAGCCTCTACGAGCGACACTTGCGTACATGAGAGACGCCTGGTACATCGCCGCCGCGGCGCGAGATCTCGGGGCCAGGCCCCTGGCAAGGCAGATCTGCGGGGTGCCCATGGTGCTGTTCCGCGGGCGGGACGGCCGGCCGGCGGCGCTGCAGGATCGCTGCGCACACCGGGCGGTGGCGCTGTCGCGCGGCCGGGTGGCCGGCGGTTGCGTGGTCTGCCCGTACCACGGCTGGACCTTCGACGATCGCGGGGCTTGCGTGGCGATCCCCGCCAACCGGGCCGAGGACCCGATCCCCGGCGGCGCGACGGTGCCGGCCTATCCCGCCGTGGAGCGGGACGGGTACGTCTGGGTGTGGCCGGCCGGCGGCGAAGCGCGGGACGAGCCGTTTTCCATCCCGCACCTGACCGACCGGGCCTGGTGCTGGATCCGCCTGGAGGCCCGCATCCGCAACGGCGTCCTGAACGTCATCGAGAACTTCATCGACAACCCGCACACCGGCTACATCCACGGCGGCCTGTTCCGGCAGCCGGCATCGCACCTGGCGCACCACACCGTGCGGCAGGTGCCCGACGGCGTGGTCATCGACATCGACGAGGAAGCCAGGGGCGACAGCCTGTTGGCGCGGCTGCTGCTGCGGGCGGGCGAACGCGTGGAGCACCAGGACCGCTACGTCGCGCCCGCGACCGTGCAGGTGGCCTACACCTTCGGGCCGCGCCGCCGCGCCATCGGCTGGCAGTTCTGCACGCCGGTCGCCGAGGACGAGACCCACGTCTTCGTGCACGTCACCTGGAGCGCCGGCCTCCTGACGCCGCTGATCAAGCCCTTCGCCCGCATCGCCGGCAAGATCATCCTGGCCCAGGACAAGGACATCCTCGATCACCAGGGCGAGCAGTTGCGACGCTTCGGCCCGCAGGCCACCTTCTGCTCGACGGCGGCCGACACGGCCAACCTGTGGATCGCCGGCTACCTGCGCCGCTTGCGCGACGGCGAGGCCGCGGCCCGCGACCACGAGAAACGGGTCACGTTCCGCGTGTAAAATCGGAAGCGATATGACGACCTTCCCGCCAATCGACGATCTCCTGGCCGGCTTCGGCGACTTCCTGCTGCGCAAGGGCGTGGTGACGTCGGCCGAGATCACCGAGGCCGAGATCATCCGGGCCGAGACGCCCTTCCTGCGCCTGGGCGAGGTGCTCATGGGCCTCGGGCACGTCAAGCTCCTCGACTACATGGCCCTGCTGCGCGAGCACCTCGGATCGCTGCGCCTGGGCGACTACCTGGTCATGAGGCGCATCATCACGCCCAAGCAACTGCAGGAGGGGCTCTCGCTCCAGGCGGACTCGGGCAAGATGCTCGGCTACTGCCTCATCCAGCTCGGCCACTGCACGATGCCGCAAATGCAGCTGATCCTGGCCGAGCAGCGCAAGCTCCGCGGGCAGCCCGAGGAGACATGAGCGGGGGCGAGACGCAGGCGCGCTCGGGCGCCATGCTCCCGGACGCTGTCGTCCCGGGCGCCACGCTCGGGGCCGGCGAGACGCCGGCGGTCCCAGGCGCTGCCGTCCCGGGCGTTGTCGGCCCGGGCGTTGTCGGCCCGGGCGTTGTCGGCCCGGGCTCCGCGCCGCCCGCGGCCCTCGCGGCTTTCGAGCCTACCGCCTTCGAGCCGCATCCGCGCCTCGCGCACGCTCACCTGCAGACCATCTTCGGCGAACTGTGGCCCCGGCGCCTGCCGGCGCTGCACGACGCCTGGCGGGCGGCGTGCCGGCGCGAGATCCTGACCTTGCCCGACGGGGACCGGGTCGTCGCCTACTTCCACCTGCACCCCGACGATCCCGGCCGGCAACGCCCGGTGGTGCTGCACCTGCACGGCCTGGAGGGGAGCGCCGAAGCCTCATACCAGCGCGGGCTCTCCGCCAAGACCTTTGCAGCCGGCTTCCACTCGGTGCGCCTCAACTTCCGCAACTGCGGCGACCACGAGGAACTCGCCCGGGGCTTCTACTTCGGCGCCCGCACCGAGGAGGTCGAATCGGCCCTCGGCCACCTGCATCGCGACTGGGGCTTCGAACGCATCCTGTGCACCGGCGTCTCGCTGGGCGGGAACATGCTCCTGCACTACCTGGCCGACGTGGGCGATCGCCCGCCGCCGTGGCTCGTGGGCGCGGCCGCGGTCTCGCCGCCGATCGAGATGAGCGATACCTGCGAGGCGCTGGCGCAAGGCTGGAACCGCATCTACGACCTGTTCTTCATGGCCTTGCTCTACCGCAAGCTGGCGCGCAAGGTGCGCCTTTCTCCGGGCGGCGACGAGATCCGGCCCTACCTGCGGATCTGCCGCGGGGTACGCAGCCTGCGAGAGTTCGACGAGCGGATCACGGCCCCCCTGGGAGGCTACGAGAGCGGCGCGGCCTACTACCGGGCCGGCTCGTCGGGCCCGCGCCTGGATTTCATCCGGGTGCCGACGCTGATCGTCCACGCGCAGGACGATCCCTTCTTGCCGTTTGCGATGTTCGAACGCCACGGCGAGCGCATCGCCGGCAATCCCTGGCTCAGGACGGCCTTCCCGCGGCACGGCGGCCACGTCGGCTTCTGGTCGGCTCCCGGCTACCCGCGCCCGGAGCCGTGGTGCGACGAGCGGTGGTCGGAGAACGAAGCCGTCAGGTTCCTTCGGGCCATTTCCTGACCCCGCCCCTGTTAAGTCTTCTTTAAAAGAATTGCTCCTCGGCCATGGATTTGCTAAGAATGGGTTATCCGTGGGTTAAAGAGGAGTAGTTTTCAATGGCGAAAATTCGTGGGGCGGCTTTTGTTGCGTTGACGCTCGCCGGCTGCGGCGTGGCTCAGACCCTGCCGCTGGGCACCCAGGGCGGCGCCATGGTCGATGGCCAGGCCGTTCCGGGAGAGCTCATCGTCCAGGTCAAGCCGGGCGCCCGGTTCGCGCCCCAGGGGCAGGTCGGCCAGTCGCTGGATCTCGGCGAGGCCGGCACGTTCTACCTCACGCGCGGCCAGGCCGGCCAGACCGGGTCGCTCGCCAAGAACCCCGACATCGTCGGCGTGCAGCCCAATCGCTTCGTGCAACTGCCCATCACCCCCGCCGCGCCGAACCTCCCGGCCCTCGCGGTGCCCGAGAGCAACGATCCGCTGTACGGCAAGCAGTGGTACCTCCCCCACATCGCCACGGATCGTGCCTGGGGCGTGACGCGCGGCAAGGGCGTCGTGGCCGCGGTCGTCGACACCGGCGTCGATTACGACCACCCGGACCTCGCCGGCAACATGGTCAGCAAGGGCAAGTCCTTCGCGGGCGGCAAGGACGGCAAGGATGTCTTCGGCCACGGCACCCACGTGGCGGGCATCATCGCCGCCACGATGAACAACGGCCAAGGCGTCGCCGGCGTGGCCCCCGAGGCCGGCATCCTGCCGGTCACGGTGCTCGGCGCCAACGGCGGCGGCAATCTCTTCGCCATCGCCGGCGGCATCAAGTACGCCGCCGATTACGGCAAGAACAACAAGGTCAAGGTCGTGATCAACCTTTCGCTGGGTGGCCCGGCCGTCGCCGATCCGATCTCGAAGGCCGCCGGCTGGTACGCCAGCGGCAAGGGCGCCCTGCTGATCGCCGCCGCCGGCAACAGCAGCACCGCCGTCGGGACCCCGGCCCGCATCAAGGAGTACTTCATGGCCGTCTCGGCGACCGACAACAAGGATGCCAAGGCCAACTTCTCCAACTTCGGCCCGGAGATCTCGGTCGGCGCCCCCGGCGTGGACATCATGAACACGACCCCCACCTACGACTGCCCGCTCAACGAGCACGGCTACGCCAAGAACTACGCCGCCCTCCGCGGCACGTCGATGGCCACCCCGGTGGTCGCCGGCGTCGCGGCCCTGGTCTGGGCCAAGAACCCCGGCTGGGACTGGAAGCAGGTGCGGGCGCACCTGGAGAAGACGTCGAAGGACCTGGGCACCCCGGGCCACGACACCCACTTCGGGCATGGGCTGGTGCAGGCTGGGGCCGCGTTGGGACTCTAGTCGGCGGCATCTGGCGCCTTCGGGACCGAGCGGCCGGCGCCGCTTCGGGCCCGGTGCCCGGCAAAGTGAATGGAAGCGGGCCCCCGGTTCAGGGGGTCCGCTTTCGAGTTGCCAGGGCTGCCTGGTGGGGCCGCCTGGGCGGCCGTGCTCGGCGGCCGAGGCTGACCGGCCTGGACCGCGTTGTCGCGGCCGCCGATCTACTGCGGCACGTCCACGATCGCCACGTCCTGCGGGGCGGTGCCGACCTTGTAGACCGTGCTGGTGGTCGCCTCGGTCGTGAGATCGACCACGCCGACCGTGTCGGTGCCGTAGCCGTTGGGGATGTACGCGAAGTTGCCGCGGATCTTGAAGTTGCCGCTGCTGCCGCCTACCTTGATGCGGTTCGTGAAGTTGCGGGTGACGGCCCCCGTGGCCGGGTTGTAGACTACCAGGCCGTCATAGCCGGCCAGGCCGTAGGCCTTGTCCGAGCCCACGAACTGGAGCGCGGTGACCTGGCCGCCTATGGCGATGCTTGCGGTCGCGTCGGTGGCCGGATCGATGGTCATGACGCCCGTCTTGATGGGGACGTGGACCTTGCCGTCCGGTGCGACCACGGTGGCGTAGGGATTGGCGTCGCCGGCAAGCGCGATGGTCTTGGTGACGGCCTTGGTCGTGAGGTCGACCACCTTGATGGCCGAGTCGATGATGGCGTAGGCCGCCCCGAACTTGTACACCGGGACGTAGGCCTTGCCACCGGTGACGGCGGTGCCGCCCATGCCGACCTTCGCGCCCACCGAGACCGAGGCCTCGACCGCGCCCGTGCCCAGATCGACGAAGATCGCCGCCTGCCCGTAGTCGGCCGCGACCAGGCCCTTGCCCGATCCCAGCGGCGTGAGCGTCTGCGGGCCGGTGTTGGCCGGGAAGGTGATGTCGGGGAGCTTCGTGCCGGCCGCCAGATCGAGCTTGAAGACCTTGTTGTCCTGGAAGCTGACGGCGTAGCCCGTGGTCCCGTCCACCTGCAACTGGTTCATCACCTGGCCGAGGGTGAGGACGCCCTTGGTGACCGTGCCGGTGCTCAGATCGACCTTGTCCAGCGCGGTGGAGCCGCCGTTGATCACGAAGAGGTAGGCCTTGGTCGGCCTGGGGGTGGCCGACGGACCGGGAGTGGGCGTCGGCGAGGCCGCCGTGGTGGGGGCCGGGGTCGGGGTCGCCGGAGGGGTGGGCGCCGGCGCGTTCAGGAGGTTGCAGCCTACCAGCGCGAGGGTGCCGGCCGCCGCCGGGAGGGTGAGGGGGACACGGGCCATTGCAAGGTCCTTTCTCGCGTTCAGAACGCGTGCGTCCACGAGGCGGACAGCGTCCGCCCCGGCATCGGGTAGTCGGGTTGCAGCACGTAATGGGTGTTCAGGACATTCTCGCCGTGCAGGCGGGCGGTGTCCGACGGAGTCACGGCCCACTCCAGATCGGCCGAGAGCAGGTCGAATGGCGCGAGGGCGTCGGAGTTGCCCCCGTCCAGGAAGCGCCGCCCGGTCGCGACCCACCCGAGCCCGGCGCTGACGCCGGAATAGGGGCCGACGCGCGCCGAGAGCGACGTGACGCGATCGGGCCGGAACGGCAGCACCTTGCCCCGGGTGGCCGCCGCCGTGCCGGTGTCCAGGGGCTGGAGCCACTCGTGGCTCGCGCCGACCTCGAAGCCGGCCGCGGGCCGCCACGTGGCCCGCCCCACCAGGCCCCGCGTCTCGGTGCTGCCGATGTTGACCGGGGACCAGCGGCCGCCGGCGCCCGGTTGCCACATGATCGTGTCGGTGCCCAGCGCCAGGTAGGCGGTCGCGCGGAGCGACAGTGCTTCCAGGGGCGCCAGATCCGCGCCGACCTCGTAGCTGCGGGTCCGTTCCGGCCGGAGCGCGGGGTTGCCGGCGGCGAACTGCTGGGTCGGCCAGTAGAGGTCGTTGAACGTGGGCGTCCTGTAGGATTCGCCGAAGGCCGCCCGCAGGCGGGCGCCGCCGGCCGCGGTCCACGCCAGACCGGCGCGGGGGCTCAGGCCGAACCCGGCGTCGAGCGAGTCCAGGCGCCCGTCGGCGAAGATGGACAGGCCGCGCGCCGCCTCTAGGGTATCGCGGGCGAAGACCGAACCGATCAGGCGCTGCCGGAAGCCGAAGCCGGAATTGTCCAGGGCGTCGCGGGTGACGCCCATCCCGGCCTCGATGTCGTGCGAGGCCACCCGCGTGGCCACCTTGCCGCGCAGGTCGGTCGAGTCCACGACGTTGCGGGTGCGCTGCGGCTCGCCGATGGCCCCCAGATCGAGGTAATCGGTGAGCGAGTGGCGGTGCGACAGCGAGACCGTCGGGGCGAACGCGTCGCCAGTCACGAGCGTCCACTTCGCGGCGCCCAGCAGGACGTCGTCGCGTTGCGAGGCGCGCGGCGTCGCGAGGCCGGCCGGCCCGGGAACGCCCTTGTCCTGGTTCGTGTAGGACACCGACCCGTCCACGATCGCCTGCCCCGCGTAACGGCGCAGCCGCAACGAGACATCGGTGCCGTCCAGGCGGGCGTTGGCGCGGGTGGCGGGCTGGCCGTTGTAGAGATACGGGTAGTCGTTGTCGGCGAAATCGCGCCGCACGGTCATCGCGACGTCGCCGGCGTCGTC
Proteins encoded in this window:
- a CDS encoding alpha/beta fold hydrolase, encoding MSGGETQARSGAMLPDAVVPGATLGAGETPAVPGAAVPGVVGPGVVGPGVVGPGSAPPAALAAFEPTAFEPHPRLAHAHLQTIFGELWPRRLPALHDAWRAACRREILTLPDGDRVVAYFHLHPDDPGRQRPVVLHLHGLEGSAEASYQRGLSAKTFAAGFHSVRLNFRNCGDHEELARGFYFGARTEEVESALGHLHRDWGFERILCTGVSLGGNMLLHYLADVGDRPPPWLVGAAAVSPPIEMSDTCEALAQGWNRIYDLFFMALLYRKLARKVRLSPGGDEIRPYLRICRGVRSLREFDERITAPLGGYESGAAYYRAGSSGPRLDFIRVPTLIVHAQDDPFLPFAMFERHGERIAGNPWLRTAFPRHGGHVGFWSAPGYPRPEPWCDERWSENEAVRFLRAIS
- a CDS encoding TonB-dependent receptor — protein: MSPLPSGKEGSFISRALACLIATVVAISPPAGAAEIIEVDPVTVVGKRPPFPAQPQAVTVVEREAIEQSGAATLGALLAREAFAVRRYGGAGAVSTLMLRGAGTEGVLVLRDGIRLNDPQTGGVDLATVSLLGVERIEVLEGGSSGLYGPSAVGGVVNLVTKARPGTRIEAGFGSWGAGHALFDAGAADDAGDVAMTVRRDFADNDYPYLYNGQPATRANARLDGTDVSLRLRRYAGQAIVDGSVSYTNQDKGVPGPAGLATPRASQRDDVLLGAAKWTLVTGDAFAPTVSLSHRHSLTDYLDLGAIGEPQRTRNVVDSTDLRGKVATRVASHDIEAGMGVTRDALDNSGFGFRQRLIGSVFARDTLEAARGLSIFADGRLDSLDAGFGLSPRAGLAWTAAGGARLRAAFGESYRTPTFNDLYWPTQQFAAGNPALRPERTRSYEVGADLAPLEALSLRATAYLALGTDTIMWQPGAGGRWSPVNIGSTETRGLVGRATWRPAAGFEVGASHEWLQPLDTGTAAATRGKVLPFRPDRVTSLSARVGPYSGVSAGLGWVATGRRFLDGGNSDALAPFDLLSADLEWAVTPSDTARLHGENVLNTHYVLQPDYPMPGRTLSASWTHAF
- a CDS encoding S8 family serine peptidase, giving the protein MAKIRGAAFVALTLAGCGVAQTLPLGTQGGAMVDGQAVPGELIVQVKPGARFAPQGQVGQSLDLGEAGTFYLTRGQAGQTGSLAKNPDIVGVQPNRFVQLPITPAAPNLPALAVPESNDPLYGKQWYLPHIATDRAWGVTRGKGVVAAVVDTGVDYDHPDLAGNMVSKGKSFAGGKDGKDVFGHGTHVAGIIAATMNNGQGVAGVAPEAGILPVTVLGANGGGNLFAIAGGIKYAADYGKNNKVKVVINLSLGGPAVADPISKAAGWYASGKGALLIAAAGNSSTAVGTPARIKEYFMAVSATDNKDAKANFSNFGPEISVGAPGVDIMNTTPTYDCPLNEHGYAKNYAALRGTSMATPVVAGVAALVWAKNPGWDWKQVRAHLEKTSKDLGTPGHDTHFGHGLVQAGAALGL